From a single Solanum dulcamara chromosome 4, daSolDulc1.2, whole genome shotgun sequence genomic region:
- the LOC129885247 gene encoding homoserine kinase-like, translating into MAVLCQSALNLKLITSSSSSSNRNANPNPNPSSRLNLSRTEPPPVFTSVKTFAPATVANLGPGFDFLGCAVDGIGDFVTLRLDPDVHPGEVSISDISGAGKKLRRNPLWNCSGIAAISVMKMLNIRSVGLSLSIHKGLPLGSGLGSSAASAAAAAVAVNELFGRPLTLTDLVLAGLESESKVSGYHADNVAPAIMGGFVLIRSYHPLELIQLNFPPEKDLFFVLVYPEFEAPTKKMREALPQKLTMSHHIWNCSQAGALVASVLLGDVSGFGKAMSSDKIVEPRRAPLIPGMEGVKRAAMEAGAFGSTISGAGPTAVAVTDNEETGRDIGQRMVEAFLKQGKLKSLAMVKKLDRVGARLVSGHPI; encoded by the coding sequence ATGGCCGTATTATGTCAGTCTGCCCTGAATCTGAAGCTCATCACCTCATCCTCTTCCTCAAGCAATCGCAATGCCAATCCCAATCCCAATCCCTCCTCCAGATTAAATCTCTCCCGCACTGAGCCCCCACCCGTTTTCACCTCTGTCAAGACCTTTGCTCCCGCCACCGTCGCCAATCTCGGCCCTGGTTTCGACTTCCTTGGCTGCGCTGTCGACGGCATCGGCGACTTCGTCACTCTCCGCCTTGACCCCGACGTCCACCCTGGCGAGGTTTCTATTTCTGACATCTCCGGCGCCGGAAAGAAGCTCAGAAGAAACCCCCTCTGGAATTGCTCTGGCATCGCCGCCATCTCCGTCATGAAGATGCTCAACATTCGATCGGTGGGCCTTTCTCTCTCCATTCACAAGGGCTTGCCCTTGGGCAGTGGTCTCGGGTCCAGCGCCGCTAGTGCAGCTGCTGCTGCCGTTGCTGTCAACGAGCTTTTTGGCCGCCCACTGACCCTGACTGACCTCGTGCTTGCTGGGTTAGAATCGGAATCCAAGGTCTCCGGTTACCATGCCGACAATGTGGCACCTGCTATTATGGGGGGTTTCGTATTGATCCGGAGTTACCATCCTCTTGAATTAATTCAGTTGAACTTCCCTCCTGAAAAAGACCTCTTCTTTGTGCTGGTGTATCCGGAATTCGaggccccaacaaagaaaaTGAGGGAGGCACTGCCGCAAAAACTAACCATGTCCCATCATATTTGGAACTGTAGTCAGGCAGGTGCATTGGTCGCGTCCGTGCTGCTGGGAGACGTGTCTGGTTTTGGTAAGGCAATGTCCTCCGATAAAATAGTGGAGCCACGGAGAGCACCACTAATTCCAGGAATGGAGGGAGTGAAGAGGGCAGCAATGGAAGCAGGGGCTTTTGGCTCCACCATTAGCGGAGCTGGGCCAACAGCAGTTGCAGTGACCGACAACGAGGAGACAGGGAGAGACATTGGGCAAAGAATGGTAGAGGCTTTTCTGAAACAAGGCAAGCTGAAGTCCTTGGCAATGGTGAAGAAGCTCGACCGTGTTGGTGCCAGGCTTGTCAGTGGCCATCCCATATGA